The Chanodichthys erythropterus isolate Z2021 chromosome 12, ASM2448905v1, whole genome shotgun sequence genome contains a region encoding:
- the LOC137032568 gene encoding interferon-induced protein 44-like, whose amino-acid sequence MGTLKSKPDDQPKPELDKPWRKFDWGQKEALKKKLENFSPSDPNVMDIKILVAGQIGAGKSSFINSIESAFQGRISSRALVNSSAVGHSFTQKLKGFAIRSGDRTLPFVFKDIMGLEPEALAGSQTDDIINAVFGHVKDGYKFNQGQVLANQDQHYIDHPTISDQAFCLVYVIDANTVQFTDDKLIDKLKIIRHRISDRGIPQVVIMTKVNEACPLVKNDLRKIYTSKKIKEKMEMCSTKTGVPMTNIFPVKNYHEEIDTEDDADVLLLKALEQIVQIANDRLLDSGDN is encoded by the exons ACAGAAAGAAGCTCTGAAAAAGAAGCTAGAAAACTTCTCTCCGAGTGATCCAAATGTAATGGACATCAAGATCCTGGTAGCTGGACAAATTGGAGCAGGAAAGTCCAGCTTTATTAACTCCATCGAAAGTGCCTTTCAAGGACGGATCTCCTCTAGAGCGCTAGTTAATTCATCTGCTGTTGGTCAtagtttcacacaaaaa CTCAAAGGATTCGCCATCAGAAGTGGGGACAGAACTTTGCCCTTCGTCTTCAAGGATATAATGGGCTTAGAACCTGAAGCATTGGCTGGGTCACAAACAGATGACATCATCAATGCTGTGTTTGGCCATGTGAAGGACGGCTATAAA TTCAACCAGGGGCAGGTACTCGCTAATCAGGATCAACATTACATCGATCACCCTACAATCTCCGATCAGGCTTTCTGCCTGGTTTACGTCATAGATGCAAATACAGTCCAGTTCACAGATGATAAACTTATCGATAAGTTGAAGATCATCCGCCACAGAATCAGTGATCGGG GGATTCCTCAAGTGGTTATCATGACCAAAGTGAATGAAGCATGTCCGCTAGTCAAAAATGATCTAAGGAAGATCTACACTAGCAAGAAGATCAAAGAGAAG ATGGAGATGTGCAGCACCAAAACAGGTGTGCCAATGACAAACATCTTCCCGGTGAAGAACTACCATGAGGAGATTGACACAGAGGATGACGCTGATGTTCTGTTATTAAAGGCACTTGAACAGATTGTTCAGATTGCCAATGACAGATTGTTAGACAGTGGAGACAACTGA